CTCATCTATGCGTGTTCTTTTTGTTCATTTAGTTATATTACGAATTTATTATCTATTCCGTGTCCTGGTCATATAGATCAACTGTTATATTAGTCCTGCTCTTTAGGTGGATCTACACAAACATTAAACTATCAATGCTCCCGCTTTACCCAACGCATGTTATAATAATTCTTCTTACTAGTAGTCAGTGTGCTGTGGTTGTGGTTAAATTATCAATTCCTCACACCAATATTTTTCTGGGAGATAATTTTTTGGAGGAGTGAGTCTATGAGAGTGACAGCAGATCAGAACTACAAGTGCTCTGTTCTTGAGAGGTCCACCATGAAAAAGCCCTACAGTCCATGCTGTTGCAGGGATAGGATAAGTTACTGCAGGAAGAAGATAATTTATGGCTCCTGTGGTCCCTTGGTCCTCGCCGTTGCTCTTTTAAGATAAGATGGCAAAATTTCTGCGTACCTGCATTATTGTACTAGCAGGTAGGAATTAGTTGCCCAGCAAGCAATGGGCATTCCCGCACGCATATGCTTCCCTTGAAAGGAATCCTAGATGCGGCACGCATGGACCTGATGATTCTGTGTTCCGTCGTTTCATGTAAGGCAGTTGGGTTACTTGGGAGGAATGTTGGACTCAAAAGGTGCTGCTGATTTAGTAGTCTGTCTTGCATGAGGCTTCTGGATTGTTGTAGTGATAcacttgtttgtttttttattattgTTAAACTTTTTCTTGGAATCAGTATCTACTTTGTGTGTTCATCTGTGGTCTAAATACTCTTTGTTGTAAACAGGAGCAACTTCCTTCCTTTTCACTGAATACAAGTATgctggaggattcatggccaTTTTTGCTGTTCTGATCTTTCTCTTCCTGGGCTCCATTGAGGGGTTCAGCACAAAGGATCAAGCTTGCCATTACAGCAAGGGCAAGACATGCAAGCCTGCGTTGGCCAATGCCCTGTTCAGCACAATTGCCTTCGTGCTAGGTGCAATCACCTCTCTTGTATCTGGTTTTCTCGGGATGAAGATTGCAACTTACGCAAATGCCAGGACAACTCTTGAGGCAAGGAAGGGTGTTGGGAAGGCATTCATTACTGCTTTCCGCTCTGGTGCTGTGATGGGCTTCCTTCTTGCTGCAAGTGGCCTCTTTGTTCTTTATGTTGCAATCAACGTGTTTGGACTTTATTATGGTGATGACTGGGAGGGTCTTTTCGAGGCTATCACCGGTTATGGTCTCGGTGGTTCTTCTATGGCTCTTTTTGGCCGTGTAGGCGGTGGTATTTACACTAAAGCTGCTGATGTTGGTGCTGATCTTGTTGGGAAGGTGGAAAGGAACATCCCTGAAGATGACCCGAGGAACCCAGCTGTAAGAGTTCTTTCTTGACTCAAAAGACTTTATTCCTGATAATGCTTGAAACTCTGTGTACGGAGTATTAAAGTTTCTCAGTTGTTGACCATAGTAATTTTGGTAGGGTTTTGTATCTACATCCGAGGATGATCATTCTTTTCTTCATGCATCATGCAGGTCATCGCAGACAATGTTGGTGACAATGTTGGAGATATTGCCGGGATGGGGTCAGATCTCTTCGGTTCCTATGCCGAATCATCTTGTGCTGCTCTTGTTGTTGCCTCAATCTCTTCCTTTGGAATTAACCATGAATTCACCCCAATGATGTACCCACTCCTAATTAGCTCTGTGGGTATAATAGCTTGTTTGATAACAACTCTTTTTGCGACTGATTTCTTTGAGGTCAAGGCTGTAGATGAGATAGAGCCTGCCCTAAAAAAACAGCTTATAATTTCCACTGCCTTGATGACTGTTGGCATTGCACTCGTCAGTTGGTTAGGCCTCCCGTCTACCTTCACAATATTCAACTTTGGTGCCCAGAAGACGGTGCATAACTGGTAttgtcatttttttaaatctaTCCACATTTGTTCAGATCTTGCTCATTAAATTCATGATCTCACTTCATCTTAAATTTGATAGGCAACTATTTTTATGTGTGTCGGTTGGTCTCTGGGCCGGCCTAGTCATTGGATTTGTTACAGAGTACTACACAAGCAATGCATACAGGTAATTGCAGTAGTGATCATATTTAATAGTGGTTTTAGTCAACAACGTTCCTTCAATTAGCCCCTGACAACTCGACTTCTTCAGTCCTGTGCAGGATGTTGCTGATTCCTGCAGAACTGGAGCTGCTACCAATGTCATCTTTGGGCTTGCTCTGGGATACAAATCAGTTATTATCCCTATTTTTGCCATTGCTTTTAGTATTTTCCTCAGCTTCAGCCTTGCAGCAATGTATGGTGTTGCTGTGGCTGCTCTTGGAATGCTCAGCACAATTGCAACTGGTCTTGCCATTGATGCCTATGGCCCTATCAGTGACAACGCTGGAGGGATTGCTGAAATGGCTGGCATGAGCCACAGAATTCGTGAGAGAACTGATGCTCTAGATGCTGCAGGAAACACAACTGCTGCCATTGGAAAGGTACATATGCCTTGGTTTGATGTCTTCCATTTTAACAGCTAAAATGGCCTAGATCACATTTAAGAAAAGGCTATCCATTACACAAATTTCATTGGAAGCTACTAACTTCTGCATAATGCGATTTTTACCTGTAGGGTTTTGCCATTGGCTCGGCTGCCTTGGTGTCCCTTGCTCTCTTCGGTGCGTTTGTGAGCCGTGCTGGGATCACAACTGTTGATGTTC
This is a stretch of genomic DNA from Brachypodium distachyon strain Bd21 chromosome 1, Brachypodium_distachyon_v3.0, whole genome shotgun sequence. It encodes these proteins:
- the LOC100832532 gene encoding pyrophosphate-energized vacuolar membrane proton pump, which encodes MLDSKGATSFLFTEYKYAGGFMAIFAVLIFLFLGSIEGFSTKDQACHYSKGKTCKPALANALFSTIAFVLGAITSLVSGFLGMKIATYANARTTLEARKGVGKAFITAFRSGAVMGFLLAASGLFVLYVAINVFGLYYGDDWEGLFEAITGYGLGGSSMALFGRVGGGIYTKAADVGADLVGKVERNIPEDDPRNPAVIADNVGDNVGDIAGMGSDLFGSYAESSCAALVVASISSFGINHEFTPMMYPLLISSVGIIACLITTLFATDFFEVKAVDEIEPALKKQLIISTALMTVGIALVSWLGLPSTFTIFNFGAQKTVHNWQLFLCVSVGLWAGLVIGFVTEYYTSNAYSPVQDVADSCRTGAATNVIFGLALGYKSVIIPIFAIAFSIFLSFSLAAMYGVAVAALGMLSTIATGLAIDAYGPISDNAGGIAEMAGMSHRIRERTDALDAAGNTTAAIGKGFAIGSAALVSLALFGAFVSRAGITTVDVLTPNVFIGLLVGAMLPYWFSAMTMKSVGSAALKMVEEVRRQFNTIPGLMEGTAKPDYATCVKISTDASIKEMIPPGALVMLTPLIVGTFFGVETLSGVLAGALVSGVQIAISASNTGGAWDNAKKYIEAGASEHARTLGPKGSDCHKAAVIGDTIGDPLKDTSGPSLNILIKLMAVESLVFAPFFATYGGILFKWL